GTTTCCTTCTGCTtttggccgggccggggtttGAGTTTTATGTGTCGCCTAAAGCGATCGTCCGTATAACGTTATTGCTGGCCGCCCTCGTTTCCGAGAGTGCATCCGTCGTCGGGATGATTCGGAAAGTGCATCGCCTCACCAGACACACTCCACGGTGTGTGTCTCTTCTCAAATTTCAATATGCAGGAAATATCGAAAAATTGGCATCGGGAAAGGAAATATGCCATTAAACGCGGGGCGTCAAAAGGAAAGGCGGCAGATGGTTTCAGTCTTCGAAATGTGCTTAAAATTCAACGAATAAATAGAtggtttattattttcataaattatttgAGATTTGTTGTAGTTTTGATACGATCCCGGGGGACGTTAAGGTAACAAAAATAACTATGATGCAACATGCCATTAAGgtattaacaaaaaaaccttAAAAAGGGATAAGCCGAGTTACCGTGCGGCTGGTAGAGTCCTCTCAGCGGTTGTCCGTCTAGGTAACCTTATCCGCCCAGATGATCAACCGTGAAAAGGTGTCAATGAACTTTCAGTCTAGATCGGTCGAACCACCGGGACAGCTGCATGACCCCATGGTGCGCTTCCGTGGTGCTTCGAGTGTTAATACCCGCTCGGcgaccaccagcgccaccataGAAATGCCAGCATACCCATTGGAACCGTGTGCGGAAGGGAAAGGCAGAGTGATCCCTGCGGGGCTCAAAAAAAGATCCAGGAGGTAAGAGGAGCGAAGCTGAtcggaaaacaaaaccggaAAGCGTCGACATCGAAAAGGTGTCTCTTCTTGTATGACATATGCCAAGGGGATGGGATCGCTAGGATGCAGGCAAGGGGCGACGGGAATTTCGGAGCAGGCTCCCTCTGATCGTCGAATCAAAGTTGAGGTTCAGGTCCGCAGACCGAATTCCTGTTCCAGCTTGCTGTTTGTCCTACCTGGTTTGGCAGATTCCGGcgcaaggaagagaaaaactgTGCGCCGGCGGTGCACATTGTTAGTGATCGGATCATATTGCTTGTCGACTTTGTGCGACAAGAAACAGGCACTCTAGGAGCAACAAACAAGCGCGTGCCTTGATCGTGCCAGACTTCGATCTTGTATCTGCTCTCTGACACCTGGTGCCGTTGCTCCTCGTGGAACAGCATCTTCTGCGCCTCTCTTTTCCGCCAAGTTCTGGAACCCTTTGCCGGCTGTAGATCGCTGAGGGAGCGTTATGGATTCGTGGAAAGGCGAGGTGCTGACCATATACCATCTAGCATTTTTCCACTCAAATACCGAGGAGCAAATAAGGTGTGAATGATTCGAGAAATGGTTTCAACGAAGAGCCAGATGGACGCACAGCGAAAGTAGATCGAACTGGGAGCATTGCGAAGGATGAGCGTCTATCCACCTGGACAAGACCGCGTttatcgatcggtttcggacCGCAAAGAAGTCGGAACCTGGCACTTAACCGGATGAATAATGATGTTTCTCCCTTCAAAGTGCGACCCTTTCGAACGGGATGAGTCGGCGCAAATTCGTTTCACGATACGGCACGAGTCCGCTCTGTACCATGTGGCACGTGTCGATGCTACCCGAATTGTGGTGCAGTGCGGCCGTGTAAACTGTTTCCTCGGCGTTTTTACACCTTTTAAAAACAACTCACTAAAGCACACATAAGGCACGCTTTTTACGGTTCTTTGGTGCATCGTTTCACCGCCGAACGCAATACACACATCGGGCCATTGTAGAATGGAAGCCATTTGTTCCCGCATGCTCGCAGACCAGAAGGAGCATTTCGAATCATCAAAGTAGCGATCGAATTCCCGCTGagtattgtattttttttttgtgtgcagtACATAAAATCCACAGTAACAGTAACCGACGGTGAAGCGCAAAGAAAACGCGTGAGGCCTACCACGGAACGATCGAAGGGATCGACAGTGATCAATCGCGTTACGGTGGCCTAATTGCTCACACCTACGACCGTTTTCGCGGACAGTTAAGAGAGGTGAGGttcatgaaggaaggtagatGATGTTGGCGTGTTCTTGAAATCTTCATCAAGCGTGAATTGTAGCTCGTACGGGCGCTTACCAGCTGATGCAATGGGAACATACTTTCCTGCCGATGTAGTTGAAAAACCACTTAagcctggcatggcatgcaTGGATTAGAAAAGGCGTGCAGATGATACTTTAAGGAATAGGATACAGTAAAGTGTTTACAACtttcaataaataatcaaattCCAAGTATAatattcaaaatgaaattatttttttcagtTTAATTATTCTTTTATCATGCTGGCGAACTCAAATAAATATTAACATCAGCTCAGTAATGGTGTTCAGGAGTCTATTtggatttttccatttcttctagCACTGCAGGTAGATGGTTCAATATTTCCTCCTCGGACATATTGTACTCGTTGGTGGACCATATCACCTTCAACCGATCCATCACTAAACCAAGCTTCGGACCTTTCGGGGCCCCCTTTGCTATCAGGACGTGTCCTTTCACGGGAAACACGGGCAACGGCCATTCGGACAGTTTACGGTGCAAATCACGCTTACCGAGATACTTCAGAAGTTCCAACACGTACTCTTTCTTGAGCTTTGCGTTTCCGATCGTTCGTAGACATAGTTGTTGAAAGGGGCTGTTGGTAaatagaagaaataaaaattatgtacAAATTATGACTTCTCGGCACTCAGATGTCTGGTATTTCCCTCACTTACAGTAGCTCATCAATGGAAGCAGCTTCTTCCCGATTTTGTGTAATAAAGTAGATTAGCTCTCGTTCGAAGACGGTCAACCTCAATCGACTGTTCAGCTTAATGGCATCGTCCTGTGTGTGAAGCAGTGCGGCCACGAGTGTCATTGGTTCTAGCTTACCGGAAAAGGCACGCACGTTCTTAGACACACGCATGAATTCGTCTACATTTGGTGACTCTGGTAGGCCACAATGCACCGCTAGATTGCATTTGATCATCTCGGTGGTTAACTCGGTACCGAAGTTACCGGTAAGAATCTTTTTCCACTCTTGCCAAATCCTTTCGCCACTGATTTTTGCAAGCCCAGTTGCATTATTGGTGATGATGCGCAATGTTTCGGCATCGTGTCGGTTAGCGCACTCTGCTATCCGCCCGTAGAATCGAAAATAGCGAAGGATACGGAGGTAATCCTCTTTGATGCGCGTGTCTGGATCTCCCACAAATGCTACGCGCCGTTTCTGGAGATCTTCGTATCCGTAGAAGTAATCATATAGCGTTCCATCGAATCCTGTTAAAATGCAAGTGGTTAGTACAAGCGAGCGAAAAAGGTATCCGGTAGCAACATACCGAGGAACATGGAGTTTATGGTGAGGTCTCTCCTATTCGCATCCAACAACCAATCTGTGGTATGCACAACCTCAGCGTGGCGTCCATCGGTGACGACATCGAGACGTAAGGTCGTTATCTCGAAGCACTCCTTGTCGTTAATCCGCGGCGTAATGGTTCCATGTTTTTCGCCGTTCATGTTAACCATCCGTATGTTTTCCGTTGTAAATATATCCTTCATCTGAGTTGGCGTTGCCGTGGTGGCAATATCGACATCCTTCGGATTGATATTCATCAGGATGTCTCTACCGATCGTACGTAAAATGAAGCTATTGAAATCTGTTGCCGGCTCTGAAAACGAGAGACATACCTTACCGCTCCTCCGGCTATACGAATTTCATAGTTGTACCGCTTAAATAAGGCGATTAAATCCTTCAGTTCCTGCGTGAAGATGGAGTGGAATTCGGGAGAGTCTATTTTCATCAACACCGGATCGGGACGGGCGATTGCGTGCGCTTCCATTTTACGCCGCTCTATGAAATCCTGGTACTTATGAGCGGTAGAGTAGCTGCAACGAGACTGTTTAATATTGTAATCGATCAGGGAAATTCTCCACAGTACGAGTGAAAGTGAACAAACCCAAAAATCGCCGAGAAAAATGCGTTTGCGAAGAACCAAAAACCCGTGCCGggaaaaaaccattttcttgTTTACAAACACCGACTCGAGAGCGCCCGACAAGTAGCTCAATTTGGGCTACAGTGGCCAAGTCGCGCTCTGTCTAGACGCcgcttggtgctgctgtcattTGAAAATCGAACACGAATACggtagtgagaga
The sequence above is a segment of the Anopheles darlingi chromosome 2, idAnoDarlMG_H_01, whole genome shotgun sequence genome. Coding sequences within it:
- the LOC125949748 gene encoding CCA tRNA nucleotidyltransferase 1, mitochondrial yields the protein MEAHAIARPDPVLMKIDSPEFHSIFTQELKDLIALFKRYNYEIRIAGGAVRDILMNINPKDVDIATTATPTQMKDIFTTENIRMVNMNGEKHGTITPRINDKECFEITTLRLDVVTDGRHAEVVHTTDWLLDANRRDLTINSMFLGFDGTLYDYFYGYEDLQKRRVAFVGDPDTRIKEDYLRILRYFRFYGRIAECANRHDAETLRIITNNATGLAKISGERIWQEWKKILTGNFGTELTTEMIKCNLAVHCGLPESPNVDEFMRVSKNVRAFSGKLEPMTLVAALLHTQDDAIKLNSRLRLTVFERELIYFITQNREEAASIDELLPFQQLCLRTIGNAKLKKEYVLELLKYLGKRDLHRKLSEWPLPVFPVKGHVLIAKGAPKGPKLGLVMDRLKVIWSTNEYNMSEEEILNHLPAVLEEMEKSK